The Lycium barbarum isolate Lr01 chromosome 9, ASM1917538v2, whole genome shotgun sequence genome has a segment encoding these proteins:
- the LOC132610442 gene encoding uncharacterized protein LOC132610442, with protein sequence MFEYVNVDLVVVYFIDYEIEVFVLFSGRNMSYELITLRFYHGGNLTTGKKPYVGGQVTEFTRMDLDRFCYFEFLDCVKELGYDPGKCTIYVKFVDSVVLVEIKCDRDTTRVTACLGDGDILEAFVCHMVEEPLVVPPLLEYVTHMEGESDVSFDKVTGQDIGGSGVSSFDAFDTDLEPFNEPPFEPTQNTSPLQPNSPSSVPCTPPTVDNTESNLASNTTAAASNSAPNTTTEPNPAPSTTAAASNPAPTTTNESIRAPHTTVESSQTRVVPDFSETGSDLDSYLDGLFDEGEVHSKSDVDEELRGFREEKRAGKRKRKRRKRGERAPVPEHVKLGSGPKGPDVGYDESEGASRDTMEGKLAGDEPYR encoded by the coding sequence ATGTTTGAATATGTAAATGTCGATTTGGTTGTTGTGTATTTCATTGACTATGAAATTGAAGTATTTGTACTGTTTTCAGGTCGAAATATGTCTTATGAACTGATTACTTTGCGATTTTACCATGGTGGTAATTTAACGACTGGCAAAAAACCCTACGTTGGTGGACAAGTAACTGAATTTACACGTATGGATTTAGATAGGTTTTGTTACTTTGAATTTCTTGATTGTGTGAAAGAATTAGGGTATGACCCTGGTAAATGCACCATTTATGTTAAATTTGTCGACAGTGTGGTATTGGTAGAAATCAAATGTGATAGGGATACAACCCGAGTTACTGCATGTTTGGGGGATGGGGATATTTTGGAGGCTTTTGTGTGTCACATGGTTGAAGAGCCCCTAGTGGTCCCACCCTTATTAGAATATGTAACCCATATGGAGGGGGAAAGTGATGTTTCTTTTGATAAAGTGACTGGTCAAGACATTGGGGGTAGTGGTGTTTCATCTTTTGATGCCTTTGATACTGATTTAGAGCCATTCAATGAACCTCCTTTTGAACCAACTCAAAATACTTCCCCTCTCCAACCTAACTCTCCAAGTTCTGTCCCTTGTACTCCTCCAACTGTTGACAATACTGAATCAAATCTTGCTTCTAATACTACTGCTGCTGCATCAAATTCTGCCCCTAATACTACTACTGAACCAAATCCTGCCCCTAGCACTACTGCTGCTGCATCAAATCCTGCCCCTACTACTACTAATGAATCTATTCGTGCCCCTCATACCACTGTTGAATCTTCACAAACTAGGGTTGTCCCTGATTTTTCTGAAACTGGTAGTGATTTAGATTCATACCTAGATGGATTGTTTGATGAAGGAGAAGTACATAGTAAGAGTGATGTAGATGAGGAGCTAAGGGGTTTTAGGGAGGAAAAGAGAgctggaaaaagaaaaagaaaaagaaggaagagGGGTGAAAGAGCTCCTGTCCCTGAACATGTTAAGTTAGGTTCAGGACCAAAAGGGCCAGATGTGGGGTATGATGAATCTGAAGGTGCTAGTAGAGACACCATGGAAGGTAAGTTGGCTGGTGATGAGCCTTACAGATGA
- the LOC132608875 gene encoding uncharacterized protein LOC132608875 codes for MVTHRRIIEQFLLVLFLCLSYDGVRGTKLSEQEDLKLWKKLKLLVKPPRRSIKIEYGDICDCVDFYEQPAFHHPLLKNHNYHPQMKPSSFMKESVPTTSTSDLRCNQ; via the exons ATGGTGACGCATCGAAGGATTATAGAACAATTTTTATTGGTACTCTTTCTGTGCTTGAGCTATGACGGGGTTCGAGGAACAAAATTATCTGAACAAGAAGATCTGAAGTTGTGGAAGAAATTAAAACTCCTAGTTAAGCCACCAAGAAGATCGATAAAG ATTGAATATGGTGATATATGCGATTGTGTGGACTTTTACGAGCAACCTGCATTTCACCATCCTTTATTGAAAAATCACAATTACCATCCTCAG ATGAAACCCTCTTCGTTTATGAAAGAGAGTGTTCCAACTACATCGACTAGTGATCTACGTTGCAACCAATAG
- the LOC132610292 gene encoding uncharacterized mitochondrial protein AtMg00810-like, producing MDVYNAFLQGDLHDEVYMTLPEGFSSQGESPGSVCRLIKSLYGLKQASRQWNLKLSEALIQSGFTQSSCDHSLFIQRVNTNIVVILVYVDDMLIASDDLTLIQDTKDKLQQAFKINDLGPLKLFLGMEFSRSKEGIIMNQRKYAMELISDMGISGAKPASTPLYLNKKLTTKEYDDISGVFGDDELTDKESYQKLIGKLLYLTFTRLDICYGVQTLSQFMQRPKISHMEAGLRIVRYIKNQPGLGILLSSRKSEHMQAYCDADWGACPNTRKSVTRFLVKHGDSLISWKSKKQSTVSRSSAESEYRSMATTVSEIIQSGLIETQFLGTREEQADIMTKGLGRPQHEILLSKLGVFNIFATTSLRGSIGDRKIG from the exons ATGGATGTTTACAATGCGTTTCTCCAAGGTGACTTACATGATGAGGTGTATATGACATTACCTGAGGGATTTTCAAGCCAGGGGGAGTCACCAGGATCAGTCTGCAGGCTTATCAAATCCCTCTATGGCTTGAAGCAAGCAAGCAGGCAGTGGAATCTAAAACTGTCTGAAGCATTAATTCAGTCTGGATTCACACAGAGCAGTTGTGACCATTCTTTATTCATACAGAGAGTCAATACCAACATTGTGGTGATACTTgtttatgtggatgatatgttaaTAGCAAGTGATGACTTGACACTCATACAAGACACTAAAGACAAGTTGCAGCAAGCTTTCAAGATCAATGACTTAGGACCCTTAAAGCTCTTCTTAGGAATGGAATTCAGCAGGTCCAAGGAAGGGATTATCATGAACCAAAGAAAGTATGCCATGGAGCTAATCAGTGATATGGGAATAAGTGGGGCAAAGCCAGCAAGTACTCCTCTATATCTCAATAAGAAATTGACAACAAAGGAGTATGATGACATTAGTGGTGTATTTGGAGATGATGAACTTACTGACAAGGAGAGTTATCAGAAGCTCATAGGGAAACTCCTTTATTTAACTTTTACAAGGCTAGATATCTGCTACGGAGTCCAGACATTGAGCCAATTTATGCAAAGGCCCAAAATATCCCACATGGAGGCAGGATTGAGGATAGTGAGATATATTAAAAATCAGCCTGGACTTGGCATTTTATTGAGCAGCAGGAAATCTGAACATATGCAGGCTTATTGTGATGCAGATTGGGGGGCCTGTCCTAATACGAGAAAATCTGTTACAAGATTTTTGGTAAAACATGGAGATAGCTTGATATCTTGGAAATCCAAGAAACAGTCAACTGTATCTAGGAGTTCAGCTGAATCAGAATACAGAAGCATGGCTACGACTGTCTCAGAAATT ATTCAAAGTGGTTTGATCGAAACACAGTTCTTGGGAACAAGAGAAGAGCAGGCAGACATCATGACAAAGGGTTTGGGAAGGCCACAACATGAGATACTGTTATCCAAGCTGGGGGTGTTCAATATTTTCGCAACTACTAGCTTGAGGGGGAGTATTGGAGATAGAAAAATAGGCTAG